A section of the Jannaschia sp. S6380 genome encodes:
- the atpA gene encoding F0F1 ATP synthase subunit alpha — protein sequence MAIQAAEISAILKDQIKNFGQEAEVAEVGRVLSVGDGIARVYGLDNAQAGEMVEFPGGIQGMALNLESDNVGVVIFGSDRDIKEGDVVKRTNSIVDVPAGDELLGRVVDGLGNPLDGKGPINASERRVADVKAPGIIPRKSVHEPMATGLKAVDAMIPIGRGQRELIIGDRQTGKTAVALDAILNQQSYNDAAGDDESKKLYCIYVAIGQKRSTVAQLVKRLEETGAIDYSIVVAATASDPAPMQFLAPYAATAMAEYFRDNGRHALIVYDDLSKQAVAYRQMSLLLRRPPGREAYPGDVFYLHSRLLERSAKLGDEYGNGSLTALPIIETQGGDVSAFIPTNVISITDGQIFLETELFYQGVRPAVNTGLSVSRVGSSAQTDAMKSVAGPVKLSLAQYREMAAFAQFGSDLDASTQQLLNRGARLTELMKQPQYSPLTNAEIVCVIYAGTKGYLDKVPVKDVGRWEAGLLKHMRGPAKDVLDFITEEDPKVKGDAEDRIKAAIDDYAKTFA from the coding sequence ATGGCGATCCAGGCTGCGGAAATCTCCGCGATCCTCAAGGACCAGATCAAGAATTTCGGCCAGGAGGCCGAGGTGGCCGAGGTGGGTCGCGTCCTGTCCGTGGGGGACGGCATCGCGCGGGTCTACGGCCTCGACAACGCCCAGGCCGGAGAGATGGTCGAGTTCCCGGGCGGCATCCAGGGCATGGCGCTGAACCTCGAGAGCGACAATGTCGGCGTGGTGATCTTCGGCTCCGACCGGGACATCAAGGAAGGCGACGTCGTCAAGCGTACGAACTCCATCGTGGACGTGCCCGCCGGGGACGAACTGCTCGGCCGCGTGGTCGACGGCCTCGGCAACCCGCTGGACGGCAAGGGCCCGATCAACGCGTCCGAGCGTCGGGTGGCCGACGTCAAGGCGCCGGGCATCATCCCGCGAAAATCGGTGCATGAGCCGATGGCGACCGGCCTCAAGGCCGTCGACGCCATGATCCCGATCGGCCGCGGTCAGCGCGAGCTGATCATCGGCGACCGCCAGACCGGCAAGACCGCCGTGGCGCTCGACGCGATCCTGAACCAGCAGAGCTACAACGACGCCGCCGGCGATGACGAGTCCAAGAAGCTCTACTGCATATACGTCGCCATCGGGCAGAAGCGTTCGACCGTGGCGCAGCTGGTGAAGCGCCTGGAGGAGACGGGCGCGATCGACTATTCGATCGTCGTCGCCGCCACCGCGTCGGACCCCGCGCCGATGCAGTTTCTCGCGCCCTATGCCGCGACCGCGATGGCCGAGTATTTCCGCGACAACGGTCGGCACGCGCTGATCGTGTATGACGACCTGTCCAAGCAGGCCGTGGCCTATCGCCAGATGTCGCTGCTGCTGCGTCGTCCGCCCGGCCGCGAAGCCTATCCGGGCGATGTGTTCTATCTCCACTCGCGCCTGCTTGAGCGTTCGGCGAAGCTGGGCGACGAATACGGCAACGGCTCGCTGACGGCGCTGCCGATCATCGAGACCCAGGGCGGCGACGTGTCCGCGTTCATTCCGACCAACGTGATCTCGATCACCGACGGTCAGATCTTCCTCGAAACGGAACTGTTCTATCAGGGCGTTCGCCCGGCGGTGAACACAGGCCTGTCGGTGTCGCGCGTCGGATCGTCGGCGCAGACGGACGCGATGAAGTCGGTCGCGGGTCCCGTGAAGCTGAGCCTTGCGCAGTACCGCGAGATGGCCGCCTTCGCGCAGTTCGGCTCCGACCTCGACGCGTCGACGCAGCAGCTCCTGAACCGGGGCGCGCGCCTGACCGAGCTGATGAAACAGCCGCAATATTCCCCGCTGACCAATGCCGAGATCGTTTGCGTCATCTATGCGGGCACCAAGGGATATCTCGACAAGGTGCCGGTGAAGGATGTCGGTCGCTGGGAAGCGGGCTTGCTCAAGCACATGCGCGGACCGGCGAAGGACGTCCTCGACTTCATCACCGAGGAGGATCCGAAGGTGAAGGGCGACGCCGAGGACCGCATCAAGGCGGCGATCGACGACTACGCCAAGACGTTCGCTTGA
- a CDS encoding F0F1 ATP synthase subunit delta, translating to MSEPASISTGIAQRYAQAVLDLSREGGDLGKLESDVNALDDAIGASPELREVLSSPVVSREDQGRAVSALADKMGLGDVLSNTLRLMASKRRLFVVPQMVAALKAMLSEGRGEVTAEVRSAKELTKTQSDKLAQALKASTGKDVNLDVTVDDALIGGLVVKIGSRMIDTSIRAKLNALQNTMKEVR from the coding sequence GTGTCCGAACCAGCTTCGATCTCGACGGGGATTGCCCAACGCTATGCGCAGGCCGTCCTCGACCTCAGCCGCGAAGGTGGCGATCTCGGTAAACTCGAATCGGACGTGAACGCGCTCGACGATGCCATCGGGGCATCGCCCGAACTGCGCGAAGTGCTGTCCTCGCCGGTGGTCAGCCGCGAGGATCAGGGCCGCGCCGTCTCCGCGCTCGCCGACAAGATGGGCCTGGGCGACGTGCTGTCGAACACGCTGCGCCTGATGGCCTCCAAGCGGCGCCTGTTCGTCGTGCCGCAGATGGTCGCGGCGCTGAAGGCGATGCTGTCCGAGGGTCGGGGCGAGGTCACGGCCGAGGTCCGCTCGGCCAAGGAACTGACGAAGACGCAGTCCGACAAGCTGGCGCAGGCGCTGAAGGCGTCAACCGGCAAGGATGTGAACCTAGATGTCACCGTCGATGACGCGCTGATCGGCGGTCTCGTGGTCAAGATCGGCTCGCGGATGATCGACACATCGATCCGCGCGAAGCTCAATGCACTCCAGAATACGATGAAAGAGGTTCGGTAA
- a CDS encoding GNAT family N-acetyltransferase yields the protein MTNVHTARREDRSAILDIAAESGLFAPEELPDFMAAFDDWSPDGAEEARVWLIVPGGAGAALLAPEPMSDNVWNMLFVGVREDDRRRGVGRALLRAVEDRARDDGGRLLLIDTSGDEAQSGARVFYGAMGYAEEAVIRDYYGEGIDRVTFRRRL from the coding sequence ATGACCAATGTCCATACCGCTCGCCGCGAGGATCGGAGCGCCATTCTCGACATCGCCGCCGAGTCCGGGCTCTTCGCGCCCGAGGAACTGCCCGACTTCATGGCCGCCTTCGACGACTGGTCGCCCGACGGGGCGGAGGAGGCGCGCGTCTGGCTGATCGTCCCGGGCGGTGCGGGGGCCGCCCTCCTCGCGCCCGAGCCGATGTCCGACAACGTCTGGAACATGCTGTTTGTGGGCGTGCGCGAAGACGACCGTCGCCGGGGCGTCGGCCGGGCCCTCCTGCGCGCGGTCGAGGACCGGGCACGGGACGACGGCGGGCGCCTTCTCCTGATCGACACGTCCGGAGACGAAGCGCAATCCGGTGCCCGCGTCTTCTACGGCGCCATGGGCTACGCCGAGGAGGCGGTGATCCGCGACTATTACGGGGAAGGGATCGACCGGGTGACGTTCCGCCGGCGGCTGTGA
- a CDS encoding class I SAM-dependent methyltransferase gives MHLDVLDLRQFYYRTRLGRAAQKAVRDRLIAMWPEAKGQTVAGFGFAVPLLRPFLHDARRVIGLMPGPQGVMHWPAGMANVSTLVEETLWPLDTGVVDKLVLMHGLETCENPAALLAECGRVLGPGGRAVFVVPNRSGLWARRDKTPFGFGRPYSLGQLEAQVKSAGLIPERHAAALFAPPSEGKFWLRSGGVIERIGQRLSRSGGGGVILLEVSKQVPARPRSGLAERVRRPLRVLEGVPEPSVAGRSG, from the coding sequence ATGCATCTCGACGTGCTGGACCTGCGGCAATTCTACTACCGCACGCGTCTCGGCCGTGCGGCGCAGAAGGCCGTGCGCGACAGGCTGATCGCGATGTGGCCCGAGGCGAAGGGCCAGACGGTTGCCGGCTTCGGCTTCGCGGTGCCGCTGCTGCGTCCGTTCCTGCACGATGCGCGCCGTGTCATCGGCCTGATGCCCGGTCCCCAGGGCGTGATGCATTGGCCGGCCGGAATGGCGAATGTCTCGACCCTGGTGGAGGAGACGCTCTGGCCGCTGGACACGGGCGTGGTGGACAAGCTGGTGCTGATGCACGGACTGGAGACCTGCGAGAACCCGGCCGCGCTCCTGGCGGAATGCGGCCGCGTGCTGGGGCCCGGCGGGCGCGCCGTGTTCGTGGTGCCGAACCGATCCGGCCTCTGGGCGCGGCGTGACAAGACGCCGTTCGGCTTCGGTCGGCCCTATTCGCTGGGGCAGCTTGAGGCGCAGGTGAAATCGGCGGGACTCATCCCCGAGCGACACGCGGCCGCGCTTTTCGCGCCGCCCAGCGAGGGGAAGTTCTGGCTGCGCTCGGGCGGCGTGATCGAGCGGATCGGTCAGCGCCTGTCGCGGTCGGGCGGCGGGGGCGTCATCCTGCTGGAAGTGTCGAAGCAGGTTCCGGCCCGGCCCCGAAGCGGGCTGGCCGAACGGGTGCGGCGCCCGCTGCGGGTTCTGGAGGGCGTTCCCGAACCGTCCGTGGCGGGACGGTCCGGTTGA
- the gloB gene encoding hydroxyacylglutathione hydrolase, whose translation MSPRDGLVTIPCLMDNYAFAFRSGDRVAVVDVPEAGPITDALARLGWELTDILLTHHHPDHVDGVAELKDRTGSQVWGAAADAHRLPPLDHALAPGDTVTIGAAEGRVIDVSGHTIGHIAFLFDGVAFTGDSLMSGGCGRLMEGEPDMMFESLARFADLPGDTLIASGHEYTATNLAYARTLEPDNPALISRIAEVERLRAEGEPSVPSTLGAERNTNPFLRAHVPGMKAATGTTGQSDAITFAAARRGRDAF comes from the coding sequence ATGTCCCCCAGAGACGGCCTCGTGACGATCCCCTGCCTGATGGACAACTACGCCTTCGCGTTTCGGTCGGGTGACCGCGTGGCCGTCGTCGACGTGCCCGAGGCTGGCCCCATCACGGACGCGCTGGCGCGTCTCGGATGGGAATTGACGGACATCCTGCTGACCCATCACCACCCCGACCATGTCGACGGCGTCGCCGAACTGAAGGACAGGACCGGTTCGCAGGTCTGGGGCGCGGCGGCCGACGCGCATCGCCTGCCGCCGCTGGATCATGCGCTCGCCCCCGGCGACACCGTGACCATCGGCGCGGCGGAAGGTCGCGTCATCGACGTCTCGGGGCACACGATCGGTCATATCGCCTTTCTGTTCGACGGCGTGGCCTTTACCGGGGACAGCCTGATGTCGGGCGGATGCGGCCGTCTGATGGAGGGCGAGCCGGACATGATGTTCGAAAGCCTGGCGCGCTTCGCCGACCTGCCCGGAGACACGCTGATCGCCTCGGGGCACGAATACACCGCCACGAACCTGGCCTATGCCCGGACCCTTGAACCGGACAATCCGGCCCTTATCTCTCGTATCGCCGAGGTGGAGCGGCTGCGCGCGGAGGGTGAGCCTTCCGTTCCGTCCACCCTCGGCGCCGAGCGCAACACCAACCCGTTCCTGCGCGCCCACGTCCCCGGAATGAAGGCCGCGACGGGAACCACCGGACAATCGGATGCCATCACCTTCGCCGCCGCGCGCCGCGGAAGGGACGCATTCTGA
- the clpA gene encoding ATP-dependent Clp protease ATP-binding subunit ClpA yields MPSFSNTLEQAIHAALAQANARRHELATLEHLLLVLIDEPDAARVMQACGVNLDELRQTVEDFIEDDLSTLVTDVEGSEAVPTAAFQRVIQRAAIHVQSSGRTEVTGANVLVAIFAERESNAAYFLQEQDMTRYDAVNFIAHGVAKDPEFGEPRAVQGSEEENDGFTGASDGPNPAENRESALAKYTVDLNKKSEKGDIDPLIGRAHEVERAIQVLCRRRKNNPLLVGDPGVGKTAIAEGLARKIVQGEVPEVLSGATIFSLDMGALLAGTRYRGDFEERLKAVVSELEEHPDAVLFIDEIHTVIGAGATSGGAMDASNLLKPALAGGKLRTMGSTTYKEFRQHFEKDRALSRRFQKIDVNEPSVDDTVKILKGVKPYFEDHHGIKYTADAIKSAVELSARYINDRKLPDKAIDVIDEAGAAQALVPDSKRRKTIGTKEIESVVAKIARIPPKNVSKDDAEVLRDLEGSLKRVVFGQDPAIEALSSAIKLARAGLREPEKPIGNYLFAGPTGVGKTEVARQLADTLGVEMLRFDMSEYMEKHAVSRLIGAPPGYVGFDQGGLLTDGVDQHPHCVLLLDEIEKAHPDVFNILLQVMDHGKLTDHNGRAVDFRNVVLIMTSNAGASEMSKAAIGFGRDRREGEDTAAIERTFTPEFRNRLDAVISFGPLPKETILQVVEKFVLQLEAQLMDRGVSIELTRAAAEWIADKGYDDKMGARPLARVIQEHVKKPLAEELLFGKLAKGGVVKVDVKNGALDLRIEEPGAPKISNRRPPLLTAD; encoded by the coding sequence ATGCCCTCGTTCTCGAACACACTCGAACAGGCGATCCACGCGGCCCTGGCCCAGGCCAACGCGCGCCGCCATGAACTCGCCACGCTGGAACACCTCCTGCTGGTTCTGATCGACGAACCCGATGCCGCCCGCGTCATGCAGGCATGCGGCGTCAACCTCGACGAGCTGCGCCAAACGGTCGAAGATTTCATCGAGGACGATCTCAGCACGCTCGTGACCGATGTCGAAGGGTCCGAGGCGGTGCCGACCGCCGCCTTCCAGCGCGTGATCCAGCGCGCCGCCATCCACGTCCAGTCCTCTGGCCGGACCGAAGTGACCGGAGCCAACGTCCTCGTGGCGATCTTCGCCGAGCGCGAATCGAACGCCGCCTACTTCCTGCAGGAACAGGACATGACCCGCTACGACGCGGTGAACTTCATCGCGCATGGCGTGGCGAAGGACCCAGAGTTCGGCGAGCCGCGGGCGGTTCAGGGATCCGAGGAGGAGAATGACGGCTTCACCGGCGCCTCCGACGGCCCCAACCCGGCCGAAAACCGCGAGTCGGCGCTGGCGAAATACACCGTCGATCTTAACAAGAAGTCCGAGAAGGGCGATATCGACCCGCTCATCGGCCGCGCCCATGAGGTGGAGCGCGCGATCCAGGTCCTCTGCCGCCGGCGCAAGAACAACCCGCTTCTGGTGGGCGATCCCGGCGTCGGCAAGACCGCCATTGCCGAGGGTCTGGCCCGCAAGATCGTCCAGGGCGAAGTGCCCGAAGTGCTGTCGGGGGCCACGATCTTCTCGCTCGACATGGGCGCGCTGCTGGCCGGCACCCGCTACCGTGGCGATTTCGAGGAGCGTCTGAAGGCGGTCGTCTCCGAGCTGGAGGAGCATCCCGACGCGGTCCTGTTCATCGACGAGATCCATACGGTGATCGGCGCCGGGGCCACGTCCGGCGGGGCGATGGACGCCTCGAACCTGCTCAAGCCCGCCCTCGCCGGCGGCAAGCTCCGGACGATGGGATCGACCACCTACAAGGAGTTCCGCCAGCACTTCGAGAAGGACCGCGCCCTGTCGCGCCGGTTCCAGAAGATCGACGTGAACGAGCCTTCGGTCGACGACACCGTCAAGATCCTGAAGGGCGTGAAGCCGTATTTCGAGGACCATCACGGCATCAAGTACACCGCCGACGCGATCAAGAGCGCGGTTGAGCTTTCTGCGCGCTACATCAACGACCGCAAGCTGCCGGACAAGGCCATCGACGTCATCGACGAGGCCGGGGCCGCGCAGGCGCTGGTGCCCGACAGCAAGCGGCGCAAGACCATCGGCACCAAGGAGATCGAGTCGGTCGTGGCCAAGATCGCCCGGATCCCGCCCAAGAACGTCTCGAAGGACGATGCCGAGGTGCTGCGCGATCTCGAAGGATCGCTCAAGCGCGTCGTGTTCGGCCAAGACCCGGCGATCGAGGCGCTGAGCTCCGCCATCAAGCTTGCCCGCGCCGGCCTGCGCGAGCCCGAGAAGCCGATCGGCAACTACCTGTTCGCCGGCCCCACCGGCGTTGGCAAGACCGAGGTGGCCCGGCAACTGGCCGATACGCTGGGTGTCGAGATGCTGCGCTTCGACATGTCGGAATACATGGAAAAGCACGCTGTCAGCCGCCTCATCGGCGCGCCTCCGGGCTATGTCGGCTTCGACCAGGGCGGCCTGCTGACCGACGGCGTCGACCAGCATCCGCATTGCGTGCTCCTCCTCGACGAGATCGAGAAGGCCCATCCGGACGTGTTCAACATCCTGCTGCAGGTTATGGACCACGGCAAGCTGACCGACCACAACGGCCGGGCGGTGGATTTCCGCAACGTCGTACTGATCATGACGTCGAATGCCGGGGCGTCCGAGATGTCCAAGGCGGCGATCGGCTTCGGGCGCGACCGGCGCGAGGGCGAGGATACGGCTGCCATCGAGCGGACGTTCACGCCCGAGTTCCGCAACCGCCTCGACGCCGTCATCAGCTTCGGCCCGCTGCCGAAGGAAACGATCCTGCAGGTGGTCGAGAAGTTCGTCCTGCAGCTGGAAGCGCAGCTGATGGATCGCGGCGTGTCTATCGAGTTGACCCGCGCGGCGGCCGAATGGATCGCCGACAAGGGCTATGACGACAAGATGGGCGCCCGCCCCCTTGCCCGCGTCATCCAGGAGCACGTCAAGAAGCCGCTGGCCGAGGAGCTGCTGTTCGGGAAGCTGGCCAAGGGCGGTGTCGTGAAGGTCGACGTCAAGAACGGGGCGCTCGACCTGCGGATCGAGGAACCGGGTGCGCCCAAGATCTCGAACCGCCGCCCGCCGCTTCTGACCGCGGACTGA
- a CDS encoding M23 family metallopeptidase → MVRSSDPARVPGSIRLGPICAIPALLLAAPGHAQDLRLRLPLDCTLGETCFIQQYVDADPGPGHADFTGGPLSYDGHKGTDFRVSDLEAMALGVPVLAPARGTVRGTRDGMPDRIMTDRADVADRECGNGVAISHDDGWETQLCHLAQGSVLVDTGDAVEAGQPIGRIGLSGASQFPHVHIAVRRDGEVVDPFVEGLWLEAPAYEPGGLLSAGFADGIPEYEQVKAGTADAADLPADAPALVLWGSVFGGRAGDVIGLTITGPDGNEVFEQEIALERTQAELFRAAGRRLRAERWDPGAYAGRVILMRDGQEIDRLDTQVVLR, encoded by the coding sequence ATGGTTCGATCGTCCGATCCCGCGCGCGTCCCCGGATCGATCCGCCTCGGTCCGATATGCGCAATCCCCGCACTATTGCTGGCCGCCCCCGGTCATGCGCAGGACCTGCGCCTGCGGCTGCCGCTGGATTGCACCTTGGGCGAGACCTGTTTCATCCAGCAATATGTCGACGCCGATCCGGGGCCCGGGCACGCCGATTTCACGGGCGGTCCGCTTAGCTATGACGGCCACAAGGGAACGGATTTCCGCGTCTCCGACCTGGAGGCGATGGCGCTCGGCGTTCCCGTCCTCGCGCCGGCCCGGGGCACCGTACGCGGCACGCGCGACGGCATGCCGGACCGCATCATGACCGACCGGGCCGATGTTGCCGACCGGGAATGCGGCAACGGTGTCGCCATCTCCCATGACGACGGTTGGGAGACGCAGCTTTGCCATTTGGCGCAGGGCTCGGTGCTGGTCGACACCGGCGACGCGGTCGAGGCCGGCCAGCCGATCGGCCGGATCGGTCTGTCCGGCGCCTCGCAGTTCCCGCATGTCCACATCGCGGTGCGCCGCGACGGCGAGGTGGTGGACCCGTTCGTCGAAGGATTGTGGCTGGAGGCGCCGGCCTACGAACCGGGGGGCCTGCTGTCGGCGGGCTTCGCGGACGGCATTCCCGAATACGAGCAGGTGAAGGCGGGCACGGCCGATGCGGCGGATCTGCCGGCCGATGCCCCTGCCCTCGTGCTCTGGGGTTCGGTCTTCGGGGGGCGGGCGGGCGACGTGATCGGGTTGACGATCACGGGCCCGGACGGAAACGAGGTGTTCGAACAGGAGATCGCGCTGGAGCGCACGCAGGCCGAGCTGTTTCGCGCCGCCGGCCGACGCCTTCGGGCCGAGCGATGGGATCCGGGAGCCTATGCCGGCCGGGTCATCCTGATGCGCGACGGGCAGGAGATCGACCGGCTGGATACGCAGGTCGTCCTGCGCTGA
- a CDS encoding rhodanese-like domain-containing protein, whose amino-acid sequence MKTAEQLVADARARIEEWDVARLRATPEAVVVDIRDVRERAKGFIPGSVHAPRGMLEFWWDPASPYHREVFAGPGPFVLHCAMGWRSALAAATLTDMGFEVAHLDGGFEAWREAGGDVEMPEPR is encoded by the coding sequence ATGAAAACTGCCGAACAGCTCGTCGCCGACGCCCGTGCCCGGATCGAGGAATGGGACGTCGCCCGCCTGCGCGCGACGCCCGAGGCCGTGGTGGTCGATATCCGCGACGTGCGCGAACGGGCCAAGGGGTTCATCCCCGGCTCGGTCCATGCGCCGCGCGGGATGCTGGAATTCTGGTGGGACCCGGCCAGCCCCTATCACCGCGAGGTGTTCGCCGGTCCGGGTCCGTTCGTCCTGCATTGCGCGATGGGGTGGCGGTCGGCCCTGGCGGCGGCGACGCTGACCGACATGGGCTTCGAGGTCGCGCATCTGGATGGCGGTTTCGAGGCGTGGCGCGAGGCGGGCGGTGACGTCGAGATGCCGGAGCCGCGCTAG
- a CDS encoding SDR family oxidoreductase, whose translation MERIALVTGAAQGIGHACAEALAEDGCKVVLVDIKDSVHDAATKLGGHAYVCDMGDPGQIASLFDKVEAEVGPVSVLVNNAGIAVAGDFLTMPLEDFQRVIDLNLTGVFLATQRAARTMVDHGIEGAIVNMSSINAQVAIPAIAGYCASKGGVMQLTKVAALALAPHNIRVNAVGPGSIDTEMMAAVNADPAAFDRAMSRTPLKRPGTAREIGDVVAFLASPKASYVTGETIYVDGGRLGLNYTV comes from the coding sequence ATGGAACGCATCGCGCTCGTCACCGGGGCGGCTCAGGGGATCGGCCATGCCTGCGCCGAAGCCCTGGCCGAGGATGGTTGCAAGGTCGTGCTGGTCGACATCAAGGACAGCGTCCACGACGCCGCGACCAAGCTGGGTGGCCACGCCTATGTCTGCGACATGGGCGACCCCGGCCAAATCGCGTCCCTGTTCGACAAGGTCGAGGCGGAGGTCGGGCCGGTCTCGGTCCTCGTGAACAACGCCGGCATCGCGGTGGCGGGCGATTTTCTGACCATGCCACTCGAGGATTTCCAGCGGGTCATCGACCTGAACCTCACGGGCGTGTTCCTCGCCACGCAGCGCGCCGCGCGCACCATGGTCGACCACGGGATCGAAGGCGCGATCGTCAACATGTCGTCCATCAACGCGCAGGTCGCGATCCCGGCCATCGCCGGATACTGCGCCTCGAAGGGCGGCGTGATGCAGCTGACCAAGGTCGCGGCACTGGCGCTCGCCCCCCACAATATCCGCGTCAACGCCGTCGGACCCGGCAGCATCGACACCGAGATGATGGCCGCCGTGAACGCCGACCCCGCCGCCTTCGACCGCGCGATGTCGCGCACGCCGCTCAAGCGCCCCGGCACCGCACGCGAGATCGGCGACGTCGTGGCCTTCCTCGCCTCGCCCAAGGCCAGCTACGTCACGGGCGAGACCATCTATGTCGATGGCGGACGCCTCGGCCTCAACTATACGGTGTGA
- a CDS encoding RidA family protein, translating to MIERKHTRDRMSQIVINGDTIYLAGQVGEGETVADQTHDCLATIDGLLAEAGSDREHILQAVIWLADMGDFDAMNAVWDKWIPLGHAPARACGESRLAAPRYRVEITVIAARA from the coding sequence ATGATCGAACGCAAGCATACCCGCGACCGGATGAGCCAGATCGTCATCAACGGCGACACGATCTACCTGGCCGGGCAGGTCGGCGAGGGCGAGACGGTCGCCGACCAGACCCACGATTGCCTGGCCACGATCGACGGCCTGCTGGCCGAGGCCGGAAGCGACCGCGAGCATATCCTGCAGGCGGTGATCTGGCTGGCCGACATGGGTGATTTCGACGCGATGAATGCGGTCTGGGACAAGTGGATCCCGCTGGGCCATGCGCCCGCGCGGGCCTGCGGCGAGTCGCGCCTGGCCGCGCCGCGCTACCGCGTCGAGATCACGGTGATCGCCGCCCGGGCCTGA
- a CDS encoding tyrosine recombinase XerC, with the protein MTLEISPGARDALTAWLDRLRGVEGAAANTVSAYGRDVAAILAFMAAHRGGPMGLAEIGRITTSDLRAWMAGERRRGNGPRSVARRLSALKSFIRWLSEREGFDPTAVLSARAPRFRKPLPRPLPRAAAQDLIATVGALHPTSWIAARDLAVVTLLYGCGLRISEGLSLTGRDAPLCDTLRIRGKGGKVRLVPVLPVAREAVDRYLSLCPHAVEPDAPLFRGARGGALNPRLIAGVMARARMQLGLPATATPHAMRHSFATHLLEAGGDLRAIQELLGHASLSTTQAYTAVDTVHLMETYARAHPHGR; encoded by the coding sequence ATGACACTGGAGATCAGCCCCGGCGCGCGCGACGCCCTGACCGCATGGCTGGACAGGCTGCGCGGTGTGGAGGGGGCGGCCGCGAACACCGTGAGCGCCTATGGGCGCGACGTCGCGGCGATCCTGGCGTTCATGGCCGCGCATCGCGGCGGGCCGATGGGCCTGGCCGAGATCGGCCGCATCACGACATCCGACCTGCGCGCCTGGATGGCGGGGGAGCGGCGCCGCGGCAACGGGCCGCGATCGGTCGCCCGGCGCCTTTCGGCACTGAAGTCGTTCATCCGCTGGCTTTCCGAACGCGAAGGTTTCGACCCGACCGCCGTGCTGTCGGCGCGGGCGCCGCGGTTTCGGAAACCTCTGCCACGTCCGTTGCCCCGGGCGGCAGCGCAGGACCTCATCGCCACGGTCGGGGCACTACATCCGACGTCGTGGATCGCCGCGCGGGACCTGGCGGTGGTCACGCTCCTCTATGGTTGCGGCCTGCGGATATCGGAGGGGCTCTCGCTCACCGGCCGGGATGCACCGCTCTGCGATACGCTGCGCATTCGCGGCAAGGGCGGGAAGGTCCGCCTCGTCCCCGTCCTGCCCGTCGCGCGCGAGGCGGTGGACCGATATCTGTCCCTCTGCCCCCACGCGGTCGAACCGGATGCCCCCTTGTTTCGCGGGGCGCGCGGCGGAGCCCTGAACCCGCGGCTGATCGCCGGGGTCATGGCGCGGGCGCGGATGCAACTGGGCCTGCCCGCCACCGCGACGCCGCATGCCATGCGGCACAGCTTCGCCACGCACCTGCTGGAAGCGGGCGGCGATCTGCGTGCGATCCAGGAACTGCTGGGTCACGCGTCCCTGTCGACGACGCAGGCCTACACGGCAGTCGATACCGTCCACCTGATGGAGACCTACGCCCGCGCGCATCCGCACGGGCGCTGA
- a CDS encoding DUF484 family protein — MAETTARAQGADWRDRILSDPDMILEDRDLMRALIVANERQMGKNIVDLRGIAMERLEARLDRLEDTHRSVIAAAYENLAGTNQIHRCVLKLLEAGDLPELLELLPGQLADIVRVDRVRLVLESMGPEDAPHDTIAPVASGFVRDYVTLGRDVPLRQVTLRQCAPASAEIFGDDATWIRSEALLLLDLGAGRMPGLLAFGAEDPHQFRANQGTELLTFLTSAFERVLRRHLAAA; from the coding sequence ATGGCAGAGACGACCGCGCGGGCGCAGGGCGCCGATTGGCGTGACCGCATCCTGAGCGACCCCGACATGATCCTGGAAGACCGCGACCTGATGCGCGCGCTTATCGTCGCCAACGAGCGGCAGATGGGCAAGAATATCGTCGACCTGCGCGGGATCGCGATGGAACGGCTGGAGGCGCGCCTCGATCGGCTGGAGGATACGCATCGCAGCGTCATCGCCGCCGCCTACGAGAACCTGGCCGGCACGAACCAGATCCATCGCTGCGTCCTGAAGCTGCTGGAAGCGGGGGATTTGCCGGAACTTCTGGAACTCCTGCCCGGTCAGCTTGCCGACATCGTGCGCGTCGACCGCGTCCGACTGGTCCTGGAGTCCATGGGGCCGGAGGACGCGCCCCACGACACGATCGCACCGGTCGCGTCCGGATTCGTCCGCGATTACGTCACCCTTGGCCGCGACGTGCCGCTTCGCCAGGTCACGCTGCGCCAATGCGCCCCCGCTTCGGCCGAGATCTTCGGCGATGATGCGACCTGGATCCGGTCGGAGGCGCTGCTGCTGTTGGATCTCGGTGCCGGTCGAATGCCGGGGCTACTGGCTTTCGGGGCCGAAGATCCGCACCAGTTTCGCGCCAACCAGGGGACCGAGCTGCTGACCTTCCTCACCTCCGCCTTCGAACGCGTCCTGCGGCGGCATCTGGCCGCGGCATGA